ATGATCTTTACTACAGCCTTTCTCGCTGGGACAAGGAGAACATCAGCATTGCTACTTCAAGCGATGCATTTGATTGGGGCCAGGCGATCGATATCGATCTAATGACAATGCCGTGGGAAGAAGTTCAGCGCGGAAATTGTGGTTCTCCGATTGAATTACCCGAAGGTTGGTTGGTATTCACCCATGGAGTAGGCCCAATGCGTGAATATGGAATCGGAGCGATATTGCTCGATCTTGAAGATCCGACTCGGGTAATCGGCTCATTAGATCAGCCAATGTTAATTGCCAATGATGAAGAGCGTGAGGGCTACACACCAAACGTCCTCTATTCATGTGGTGCGCTGCTTCATAACGGGGTAATTCTCTTGCCTTACGCAGGTAGCGATTGTTTCGTAAAGTTCGCCTTCATTGATGTATCGGGCTTGCTTGGTGCCCTTGTCATGAAGAGTCCAGTGGTTAACGCGTAAACCTGTAGGACCGTTTCTCAATCCACTCTCTCGCCTCTAGCAGGCTTCGCTTTACGATTAAATCGCGTGCCTTCTGGTATCCCAATGGCAGAGGCAGAGGACTTAATATCCTCCCAGTGTGGGTTACCACGCGGGGCACACTTCATATGAAAATTGGGAATATTTCATACGTACGGCGCTGTTTACCTGATATCTCCGCGATTTGCGATGAGTAGTTAATGAACAAAAGGATGCATTCTCACATGTTAAAACCTGCCGACACATCAGTATCCCTTAGCCCTTTGATTGCCAACCGGTGGAGCCCACGCTCCTTTGATGCGGTAGCTGAAATCTCCGATATTGATATTGCGGCGATTCTAGAAGCAGGACGATGGTCTCCTTCAAGCGGTAATCAGCAACCATGGCGTTTCATCGTGGCAAAACGTGGAGATTCACATTTTGAGAATTTGACGAAACACTTCGCAGGCTTCAACGCAACCTGGGCTCCATCAGCATCAGCGTTAATTCTCGTAGTCGCGGTGACAACAAATGACGATGGATCAGTTCGTCCCTTCGCACTTTATGATGCAGGGCTCGCAAGTGCTTTTATGACAATGGAAGCGAATCATCGTGGCATCGCTGTCCATCCCATTGCTGGATTTAATCGCGATGAAGTAAAAACTGAATTCTCACTTCCAGATAATTATGTGCAAACGGCAATTTTAGTACTTGGTCAGCAAGCACCTGCCGAGCACCTTGATAATGAGATTTTGCAGGAGCGCGAAAAGGCTCCTCGTGTGCGATTGCCATTGTCTGAAATAGTCATCGCAGGTTTACCTGCAGCTTAATATTTCAGAAGCCGGCACGTATTAACGCGCGACCCAGCCACCATCGACGGGGAGAATTACGCCGTTGATGTAAGAGGCATCATCACTTGCAAGAAACAAAATCGCTGCCGCTAGCTGTTCTGGTTGGCCAATTGTTCCCATGTTTGCCATATTAATTCCAAGCTCTTGCATTGTTGCTGCACCGCGTGGTGGCCTGGTTTGATCCATGATATTTGTAGCAACCGCACCGGGTGCCACTGCATTAGATCGGATTCCTTTGGGGCCATAAAGGGTTGCCATCGACTTCACGAGTCCAGCGACACCATGCTTACTGGCAACATAACTTGTACCCGCAATGCCCGACTTAAAAGAAGCTGCACTTGCCGTCGTGACAATACTTCCACCACCGGTTTTGAGCATCTGCTTAACAACTGCGCGACTTAACTTCATTACAGAGGTGAGATTCACACCAATTACGCGGTTCCAAAGTTGATCATCAATATCTTCAAGAGGAACGAACTCATCTAAGATTCCCGCATTATTAATTAAGATATCAATTTTTGCACCGGCTGCTTCAATTACAGCATCTATGGTCGAATCATCCATCAAATTTCCGGCAACGGTCTTAAGAGAAAAACCCTTTGCTAACATCTCACTTTCAAGAATCTCGAGGCGCTCTTTGACCATGTCGACGCCAATTCCAACTCCACCTTCAGCTACAAATCGCTCAATTGTTGCCTTGCCGATTCCGGAGCCAGCACCAGTGATGATTCCTACTTTGCCTGCGAAACGGTCGGTCATTTTCGCTACCCGCTCTCTCACTTTTTAGCTTTGATAACTTCACACTACTCTGGCCCGAAATAAAGGGAAGGGGTGGTTGGGGTGACCTTGCGGACATGAAAAATCGACATCCACAGGGGTTTTTAAGCAGCCAAGGCTCGTTTCATTTCGCCTGGGAATCTTCCTAGCCCTAAACTTGTTATGCCCAATGAATTATCGTTAGGCAACTGCCAGAACTTCTGGCTGTATACCAAAAGGAGAGAAAAGATATGCGCAGTTCAAACCCTGTTTTAGGACGGGCGTTTAATCAGCGTGGATACGCTGCATTTGATCCCAAAGTACACACTGAGACCGACGCAGCGCTAGAGAATATTTATAACGCACCAGCAGCATCTTCATTGCGCACCGGTCGCATGACGATTGATGACGTTGTCACTCGTACTGGCATTTTATTTGCAGTTCTTGTGGCCGTTGGCGCAGCTGCGTGGACGCTTAACTTAGGTGGCGGCGCGATGCTGCTCGGCGTCTTCGGTGGCTTTGCCCTTGCAATGGTTAACAGCTTTAGCAAAACCGTGAAACCGGGATTGATTATTGCCTATGCTGCCTTTGAAGGTTTAGCGCTTGGCACTATCAGCAATCTCTACAACGACATGTATCAAGGCATTGTAAGCCAGGCGATATTGGTGACGATCTGTGCGTTTACTGGAATGTTGTTTGCTTATAAAAGCGGACGTATTCGCGTAACGCCAAAATTCACTAAGGTCTTAATGACGGCATTGATTGGCTACGTTGTACTAGCCCTTCTCTTCATGGTTGGCTCACTATTTGGTGCAAGCATCTATAACATTGGTGGCTTTGGTTTAATCATTGCAACCGGCGGAATGGTTCTTGCAAGTTTCTTCTTGATTTTAGACTTTGATCAGATTCAAAAAGGAATCAACGCAGGTCTGCCAGAGCAAGAGTCATGGCGAGCTGCATTTGGTTTAATGGTGACGATTGTGTGGCTGTATTTAGAGGTTCTGCGCTTATTATCAATCCTGCGTGGTAACGACTAATTAGAAAAGATTAATCGAGAGGCCTCAGATTATTAATCTGGGGCTTTTCGCTTTCTCCAGATATATAGCTATTTCGCGTTTCAGGAATCCGAGTTGTAAATACCACACCGATTGCAAAGACAATTGCCGATACCGCAAAAGCGGTGCGATACGAATATAGGTCTGAGAGAGCTCCAATAATCAGGGGTCCAACAATCATTCCGGCATCACCGGCCATCTGAAAAATTGCAATAACCTGACCGCCACGGCCGCGGATTATGTCTCCAACTATGCTCGCCGGAGTTGTTGATAGATATGCACCACCGATTCCCATGATGGACATTGCAACTAAATACATCCAAGGGTGAGTAGCAAAAGTTAAGAGAAGCACTCCAACTAAAGCAATACTCGAACCCACAACCGAGGCGAATCTGCGACCTTTACTATCCGAGATGCGCCCCCCGCGCATAAGTAATGCACCTTGAAATATTGCACTTAAGGTAAAGCCATATCCTACAAATGCCGTGGTTGAGTTGAGAACTTCGGTAACAAAGATGGGCATAACCGATGCGCGCATACCGAAGACAACCCAATTGACAATGAAGACCAACAAGAGAGCGATTCTGTATGGCTTCATGGCAAGAGCTTCGCGTACCGTTGTGTGCTCGGTGGAATCTAAATCTATTTCTCGCTTACCGATCTTCTCTCCCTTAAGGAAGAAATGAGCTACAGCACCCGAGATTAAGAGCATGACTGAGTAAGCGAAAAAAGGTGCTCTAAGTGAAATAAGTGAGAGTAAACCCCCAATTGCAGGTCCTGAAACACCTCCAAATAAAAAGGCTCCGTTGTAGACGGCCTGTGCTCGACCTCGATGCTCGTCATCGACAGAGCGCATAATGACCGATCCAGCGGCAACGGAAAACATCGAAGAGCCAAGGCCTCCAGCTGCCCTAAAAACTAATAGTTGCGTGTAAGTCGTTGATAAACCTGCGAGAAAAACAAAGAGTGCGACCATAAAGACACCAGTCGAGAAAACTGCTTTTTCGCCGAATAGATCAACAAGCTTTCCTGAGATTAACCCAGATGCAAAACGGGTGATAGCAAACATTGAAACAATTAAGCCGATAGCAGCATTATTTACACCAAAGCTTCGAGCAAAAACCGGAATAGCGGGAAGTACGATTCCAAAACCAACGGCTACAAAAAAGGATGCTGCAACAAGAACTGATATTTCACGCGGCAGATCCTTAAATGGAGATTGCATTACCCGATTGATTCTCCTGCTGCCTCTTCACGGGCGGCTGCGTAATCCTCAGAGGTGCGCAATGGTGTCTCCCGAAGCATTAGTGCTAGGAGAAAACCTAAGGCAGCAATTGGTGCTGCAGCGTAAAAGACAATATGGAAAGAGCTCACGAATGCTTCAAGGGCGGTAGTTTTTATGAGAGGTGGGAAACTCTGTAATACAGCAGTATTTGTAGTAAGCGCACCAAGTTGAGACATATCAAAGCCGTCTAGGGCTTTTGGATTGTTCTTAGCTAAATCAGCAAAATTTGAACTCATGTAATGAACTACTCGATTAGTCAAAATACTTCCGAATATTGCGGTACCAAAGACTGAGCCAAGAGATCGAAAAAACGTATTGCTACTTGTTGCCACACCCATATCTTTGAAATCAACTGCATTCTGCAAGGCAATAACAATGGTTTGCATAGATAAACCAAGTCCAGCGCCGACCATGATTGCAAAGATTGCAATCTGCCAGTAAGGCGTATCGATCTGCAAACGTGTCATCAACAAGATTCCAACGGTCATAATTGCCGTTCCAATTATTGGGAATCGCTTGTAGTGGCCGTGCTTCGAAATCATTTTGCCAGAAAAGATTGAGGTGGTAACGACTCCGAGCATCAATGGAATTAATTTTAGCCCGGCGTCGGTAGCCGAGTAGCCTTTTACGACCTGGAAATAGAGCGGCAGCATGACAATTGCGCCAAACATTCCAGCGCCAATGACTGCACCAAGTGCTGAGGTTAATGAGAAAGTGTGGTTTTTAAATAAGTAGAGAGGAATTATTGGCTCTGTTGCTTTACTCTCCCAGTAGAGAAACACGACAGCCAGAATTAATCCAACGACTAAGAAGATTGTCGTTCTAGCGTCGGTCCAACCGAATTGTGGTCCATAAATTGAAACTGAAAGAAGAACTAAACAGACTGAAGTCACCATGAGAATGGCACCTAGGAAATCAATACTGTGATCACGCTTAACTTTTGGAATATGTAGAACTGCTGAAGTGATCAAAAGCGATGCGATACCAAAAGGAATGTTAATGAAGAAGATCCAACGCCACCCGGTGATTCCAAGGATCTGTTCATGATCAGAAAAAAATCCACCTAAAAGTGGGCCGGTTACTGAGGACAATCCCCATACTGCGCCAAAATAACCTTGGTAGCGGCCGCGTTCGCGTGGAGGAACGATGTCACCGATGATTACAAAAGTTAGCGCCATTAATCCACCGGCACCCAGACCCTGAAGTGCACGGGTTGCAATCAGCTGGTTCATATCTTGGGCTGCCCCAGCAAGTAATGATCCGATTAGAAATGTAACGATTGCAAATTGAAATACTGGTCTGCGCCCGTAAATATCAGAGATTTTTCCATACAGAGGAGTTGATGCAGTCGAAGTCAAAAGGTACGCGGTAACGACCCAGGTGTAGTGGTTGAGGCCATCGAACTCTTCAACGATATTTTTTAACGCAGTTGAAACAATCGTCTGGTCCAAGGCGGCCAAGAGCATTCCCGTCATAAGCCCGCCAAGAATGACCATAATCTCGCGGTGGGTGTG
This Candidatus Planktophila sp. DNA region includes the following protein-coding sequences:
- a CDS encoding nitroreductase family protein → MLKPADTSVSLSPLIANRWSPRSFDAVAEISDIDIAAILEAGRWSPSSGNQQPWRFIVAKRGDSHFENLTKHFAGFNATWAPSASALILVVAVTTNDDGSVRPFALYDAGLASAFMTMEANHRGIAVHPIAGFNRDEVKTEFSLPDNYVQTAILVLGQQAPAEHLDNEILQEREKAPRVRLPLSEIVIAGLPAA
- a CDS encoding SDR family oxidoreductase; this translates as MTDRFAGKVGIITGAGSGIGKATIERFVAEGGVGIGVDMVKERLEILESEMLAKGFSLKTVAGNLMDDSTIDAVIEAAGAKIDILINNAGILDEFVPLEDIDDQLWNRVIGVNLTSVMKLSRAVVKQMLKTGGGSIVTTASAASFKSGIAGTSYVASKHGVAGLVKSMATLYGPKGIRSNAVAPGAVATNIMDQTRPPRGAATMQELGINMANMGTIGQPEQLAAAILFLASDDASYINGVILPVDGGWVAR
- a CDS encoding Bax inhibitor-1/YccA family protein, encoding MRSSNPVLGRAFNQRGYAAFDPKVHTETDAALENIYNAPAASSLRTGRMTIDDVVTRTGILFAVLVAVGAAAWTLNLGGGAMLLGVFGGFALAMVNSFSKTVKPGLIIAYAAFEGLALGTISNLYNDMYQGIVSQAILVTICAFTGMLFAYKSGRIRVTPKFTKVLMTALIGYVVLALLFMVGSLFGASIYNIGGFGLIIATGGMVLASFFLILDFDQIQKGINAGLPEQESWRAAFGLMVTIVWLYLEVLRLLSILRGND
- a CDS encoding MFS transporter yields the protein MQSPFKDLPREISVLVAASFFVAVGFGIVLPAIPVFARSFGVNNAAIGLIVSMFAITRFASGLISGKLVDLFGEKAVFSTGVFMVALFVFLAGLSTTYTQLLVFRAAGGLGSSMFSVAAGSVIMRSVDDEHRGRAQAVYNGAFLFGGVSGPAIGGLLSLISLRAPFFAYSVMLLISGAVAHFFLKGEKIGKREIDLDSTEHTTVREALAMKPYRIALLLVFIVNWVVFGMRASVMPIFVTEVLNSTTAFVGYGFTLSAIFQGALLMRGGRISDSKGRRFASVVGSSIALVGVLLLTFATHPWMYLVAMSIMGIGGAYLSTTPASIVGDIIRGRGGQVIAIFQMAGDAGMIVGPLIIGALSDLYSYRTAFAVSAIVFAIGVVFTTRIPETRNSYISGESEKPQINNLRPLD
- a CDS encoding MDR family MFS transporter, whose translation is MSNNPPLNASSKAHTHREIMVILGGLMTGMLLAALDQTIVSTALKNIVEEFDGLNHYTWVVTAYLLTSTASTPLYGKISDIYGRRPVFQFAIVTFLIGSLLAGAAQDMNQLIATRALQGLGAGGLMALTFVIIGDIVPPRERGRYQGYFGAVWGLSSVTGPLLGGFFSDHEQILGITGWRWIFFINIPFGIASLLITSAVLHIPKVKRDHSIDFLGAILMVTSVCLVLLSVSIYGPQFGWTDARTTIFLVVGLILAVVFLYWESKATEPIIPLYLFKNHTFSLTSALGAVIGAGMFGAIVMLPLYFQVVKGYSATDAGLKLIPLMLGVVTTSIFSGKMISKHGHYKRFPIIGTAIMTVGILLMTRLQIDTPYWQIAIFAIMVGAGLGLSMQTIVIALQNAVDFKDMGVATSSNTFFRSLGSVFGTAIFGSILTNRVVHYMSSNFADLAKNNPKALDGFDMSQLGALTTNTAVLQSFPPLIKTTALEAFVSSFHIVFYAAAPIAALGFLLALMLRETPLRTSEDYAAAREEAAGESIG